From a region of the Mercurialis annua linkage group LG1-X, ddMerAnnu1.2, whole genome shotgun sequence genome:
- the LOC126665965 gene encoding uncharacterized protein At1g76660, with protein sequence MGSQQNGFPQQERRKRWGGCWGAFTCFSSQKGGKRIVPASRIPEGNATAQQPNGPQPGGLPNQVTTLAPSLLAPPSSPASFSNSALPSTAQSPSCFLSLSANSPGGPSSAMYATGPYAHETQLVSPPVFSTFTTEPSTAPLTPPPELAHLTTPSSPDVPFAQFLSSSMDLKGNEKANYIAANYLHATYALYPGSPASSLISPISRNSGDCLSSSFPEREFPPQWDPSVSPQNGKNSRSGSGRFFGHDTAGGSMGSQDTNFFCPATFARFYLDHNPPFPHTGGRLSVSKDSDAHPSGGNGNQSRPNRSPKQDPEELEAYRASFGFSADEIITTQQYVEISNVMDDSFTMTPFTSANPTTQECVEATAMKKELKMQIIQPNLPSLKLKPDPAPVSSHRYEDPKSRRQAGDVSVSSSPGIQVVADNDDIFSKMTSAKMSRKYQMGSSCSDAEIDYRRGRSLRESKGEIAWH encoded by the exons ATGGGGTCTCAGCAGAATGGATTCCCCCAGCAGGAACGG CGAAAAAGATGGGGAGGATGTTGGGGGGCATTCACTTGTTTCAGCTCCCAAAAAGGTGGAAAACGAATTGTTCCTGCCTCCCGCATTCCTGAGGGAAATGCAACTGCACAACAGCCAAATGGACCTCAACCCGGAGGACTGCCTAACCAAGTAACAACACTAGCTCCGTCACTTCTAGCACCTCCTTCTTCACCAGCGTCATTTTCAAATTCAGCCCTCCCTTCCACTGCTCAGTCACCCAGCTGCTTCTTGTCCTTGTCTGCCAATTCACCGGGTGGTCCTTCTTCCGCAATGTATGCCACTGGCCCATATGCCCATGAAACACAGCTTGTTTCTCCTCCTGTTTTCTCAACTTTCACAACTGAGCCCTCTACCGCCCCCCTTACCCCCCCACCCGAATTAGCTCACTTAACTACACCCTCTTCTCCTGATGTTCCTTTTGCTCAGTTCCTCTCATCTTCAATGGATCTCAAAGGCAATGAAAAAGCCAACTACATTGCTGCTAACTATCTTCACGCAACCTATGCACTTTATCCTGGGAGTCCCGCCAGCAGTCTCATTTCACCAATATCTAGGAACTCGGGTGACTGTTTGTCATCATCCTTTCCTGAACGAGAGTTCCCCCCTCAATGGGATCCTTCAGTCTCTCCTCaaaatggaaaaaattcaaGGAGTGGTTCTGGCAGGTTTTTCGGGCATGACACAGCCGGTGGCTCAATGGGATCCCAAGATACAAATTTCTTCTGTCCTGCTACATTTGCACGGTTCTACCTGGACCATAACCCACCATTTCCTCATACTGGTGGGAGGTTAAGTGTTTCCAAGGATTCAGATGCGCATCCTTCTGGCGGAAATGGCAACCAAAGCAGGCCCAATAGAAGTCCCAAGCAAGATCCGGAAGAATTAGAAGCTTACAGAGCTTCCTTTGGGTTCAGTGCTGACGAGATTATCACTACTCAACAATATGTAGAGATTTCTAACGTCATGGATGACTCGTTTACGATGACTCCTTTTACTTCAGCTAATCCAACTACGCAAGAATGTGTTGAAGCTACAGCCATGAAAAAAGAATTAAAGATGCAGATTATACAGCCAAACTTACCAAGCCTTAAACTGAAACCAGATCCTGCACCAGTCTCAAGTCATAGATATGAAG ATCCTAAATCAAGGCGGCAAGCTGGAGATGTATCTGTATCAAGCAGCCCTGGTATTCAGGTGGTGGCTGATAATGACGACATATTCTCAAAGATGACATCAGCCAAAATGAGCAGGAAATACCAGATGGGATCATCGTGCTCAGATGCCGAAATAGACTACAGGAGGGGAAGAAGTTTGAGAGAAAGCAAAGGAGAGATTGCATGGCACTGA